One part of the Perognathus longimembris pacificus isolate PPM17 chromosome 10, ASM2315922v1, whole genome shotgun sequence genome encodes these proteins:
- the Pdhb gene encoding pyruvate dehydrogenase E1 component subunit beta, mitochondrial, with the protein MAAVSGLMRRPLQQVSGLLKRRFHRTAPAALQLTVREAINQGMDEELERDEKVFLLGEEVAQYDGAYKVSRGLWKKYGDKRIIDTPISEMGFAGIAVGAAMAGLRPICEFMTFNFSMQAIDQVINSAAKTYYMSAGLQPVPIVFRGPNGASAGVAAQHSQCFAAWYGHCPGLKVVSPWNSEDAKGLIKSAIRDNNPVVMLENELMYGVSFELSAEAQSKDFLIPIGKAKIERQGTHITVVAHSRPVGHCLEAATVLSKEGIECEVINLRTIRPMDIDTIEASVMKTNHLVTVEGGWPQFGVGAEICARIMEGPAFNFLDAPAVRVTGADVPMPYAKILEDHSVPQVKDIIFAIKKTLNI; encoded by the exons ATGGCGGCGGTATCTGGGCTGATGCGGAGACCCCTTCAGCAG GTTTCCGGGCTGCTGAAGAGGCGCTTCCACAGAACCGCGCCGGCGGCGCTGCAG CTGACAGTTCGTGAAGCTATTAATCAAGGTATGGATGAGGAGCTGGAAAGAGACGAGAAGGTATTTCTGCTTGGAGAAGAAGTTGCTCAGTATGATGGGGCATACAAG GTTAGCCGAGGCCTGTGGAAAAAATatggagataagaggatcatagaCACTCCCATATCTGAG ATGGGCTTTGCTGGAATTGCAGTCGGTGCAGCTATG GCTGGGTTGCGGCCCATTTGTGAATTTATGACCTTCAATTTCTCTATGCAAGCCATTGACCAAGTTATAAACTCAGCTGCCAAGACCTACTACATGTCTGCGGGCCTCCAGCCTGTGCCTATAGTATTCAGGGGGCCTAATGGTGCCTCAGCAGGTGTAGCTGCCCAACACTCACAGTGCTTTGCTGCATGgtatgggcactgcccaggctTAAAGGTGGTCAGCCCCTGGAATTCAGAGGATGCAAAAGGACTTATTAAATCAGCCATTCGGGATAACAATCCAG TGGTGATGCTAGAGAATGAACTGATGTATGGAGTTTCCTTTGAACTATCTGCAGAAGCTCAGTCAAAAGATTTTCTGATTCCCATTGGAAAAGCCAAAATAGAAAGGCAAG GGACACACATAACTGTAGTCGCCCATTCCAGACCTGTGGGCCACTGCTTAGAAGCTGCAACTGTACTATCTAAAGAGGGAATTGAATGTGAG GTGATTAATTTGCGCACCATCAGACCAATGGACATTGATACCATAGAAGCCAGTGTCATGAAGACAAACCATCTTGTAACTGTGGAAGGAGGCTGGCCACAGTTTGGAGTAGGAGCTGAAATTTGTGCCAGGATCATGGAAG GACCTGCATTCAATTTCCTGGATGCTCCTGCTGTTCGTGTTACTGGTGCTGATGTCCCAATGCCTTATGCAAAGATTCTAGAAGACCACTCTGTACCTCAAGTCAAAGACATCATATTTGCGATAAAGAAAACACTGAATATCTAG